The Salvia miltiorrhiza cultivar Shanhuang (shh) chromosome 2, IMPLAD_Smil_shh, whole genome shotgun sequence DNA window catgtttagtattgaaaaatacgacatatggaagtttcggcttgaaagcttcctcactgctcaacattgccgaatgtgggaagtcatcaccaaaggaccaatcatcatcaccgaaattgTCAAAAGGATTCCCGTTGATCCTGCTCGGGATCCATTCGATGACGTCCAGATCAAGGAGAAGGCaaacttcaccacagaagaaatgaagcaagatgagcttgacaatcTCGCCAAAAGTATCATCTCCAGCACAGTAccagacaagcatgtcaccaagatcatcaagtgccgaagtgcaaaggagatgtgggacattcttgaaagaatgtgcgtaggctccgaggaaatcaaggagaacaagctatccatagcgtgccagaagttcgactccttcctcatgctcaagaatgaatctgtcgacgagatggaactcagattcaatcaaatcctaaatgaagttcaatccatctcgaaggacaagtacacccaacgagaaatcaacttgaagattcttcgagcactgccacgaggagattggcagatctactcagtcgctcatcagaacaagcctggattcagtcagctcccaacaaacaagctcttctctgatctcatggcaaatgagttcgatatccagagaaatcttggaatcaagaaaaCTGGAGGATCAGATGAAGATGGCCCTTAACCTTAAGAGGAGCAGCAttgaaagcttcagcaagagaaagcaagaagcaaacaaaggaaccagcggaactcaagccagaggacttcttcagtcaatatgctctgttgactgaaagattcaacaagatggagtccaaattccgcaagtacagaaggttccacaagcagcactacaaaagaaaagaaagagaaagcaaccctagacattccactgatcgaagcgaagaaagaaagtcagccgcctatgacatgaaagatatggaatgctttggatgcaaaaagaaagggcactttcgaaatgaatgccctgaactgacgcagtctgagcgcaaagagttgaaagccaagaaagatcgcaagtatgcgaagaagaaggcgatggttgctgacAATGCTGAATCTTCCAAAgatacatcagaatcatccgacttcgactctaccagctcagatgatgagagccaagccctgatggccaacgaaactgaaagcgtggctgacaacagctacgaaaatggaatgaatggctcagaggtaaactctcactcaaaaactccttatactgataattcTCTGGTGTATTCAGGAGATcattcagaatctggagaaagctcaaCCGATGAAGCTAACGAGCTCGATcaactcatgactgatcactgtcagttgaggaaaatgttcgaagatctcctcaagcagaatcagataatggaaaaggagattaatgatgaacgagctaagaatcagacaatcatctactttctggatgaaacttgtcttgatcaactgATCATTGAGAatagtcgactggaagaaaagctcaaaaTCTCCAATtcagaatgtgacagagcatctcatgaaatcaagaggctcaatcacaaactggaagaaacagtcaaggactgcatgatgaagtctcccatgatgagcaactttccatcaaaaggccttgttgAAAGCATCGGAGGAAGAATTGCTCAAGTTGATAAAGGAAAGAGTATCATGATCAACGGGTCGATTGATGCTCCTGAAGACAACACTTTAGAGGAGTCAAGAGATCATGTTATGGAAGAACTTCGGAAAcgaaaactgatggcaagatcgaatgttccacctccacaaagctacagacgagccaaggaggcccccaaccagatcatcttactgagaagactggaaagcagatttcagtcaaagtttgggcaaggaacatcaggaCTCAAGAAGACTCTTCCTcatcagtccagggggaagaacaacaacatcagtTAGAAACTGAACCCAGTTCAGTTCCGAAGAGAAGAatatccatggagacaaagctgTAACAAATCCAGACGAGGCAAACGTCAACAACAACATCATGCGACTGGATATCCAAAGACTTATGCTGCTCCACAtaagtcaagtctccatcagtcaagaatgactcaagtatctcaaggaagatactttgtagagcaaagaagacctcaacctcTCATCAGACAAAACTCCTACAAGGGTGAGGCTTTCAGAAgaaaagctcaacagaagaatgctcatgtgccaactgaagtgacgactacttcagtcagacgaccagcaaagcgcaagagatcagcaagaccagttctgaagcagatatgggttccaaagggaactcgagctaacattgaaggacctaaatcttgattgggtacctaaattgactcttccttgcaggtcaaaagcAGTAAATCTAAAAAGAGGGAAGAAGTCAAAGcgtcaatcagaacgtggtatcttgaTAGCGTCTATTCGAaacacatgacgggctacaaagaatatctaactcagtatgttgagaaagctggatccaaagttgcattcggagacaactcaatcggagaaacaaaaggctatggtgtgcttgACATGGGTAatgccagtatcagtaatgttagctttatttctggtcttaaacataatttgttgtctgtgagtcaattttgtgacattGGTTTCAcaatgaagatcaaaaaggatgaattcactgtcagaaacaatcaaagaaaggtggttctgaaaggattcagacaaggaagtctctacatcgtctcatgggaagacagccctccagaaacgtgtctcatcagcaagagcagctcagacctcaactggctgtggcacaggagactcaaccatctcaatttcaagacgatcaacaaacttgttAAACACCAGTTGGTAGAAGGTCtaccttctattgtattccaaaagaagcaagaatgtgaagcatgtcaaagaggaaagcagacaaggacatcattcaagtcaaagtcaggacactcctctggaaggattcttcaactacttcacatggatatgtttggcccaatctctcccagaagctacaatggcaggaagtacaccttagttgtcgtggatgatttctcacgatatacttgggtcatcTTTCTATACAACAAGAAGGAGACACTgatggaattgccaaagctgttgagaagactaagcgttgaaaaagaagtcaacatcatcagcatcagatcagatcgtgggactaaATATATCAATAttgtcattcgtaagtattgtgaggaacatggaatcagtcatcaaacttctgcagcaaggactcctcaaTAGAAcagagttgcagaaagaagaaacaagtctttgaaggaagcagcaaggataatgctagccgaatcaaaactccccttgaagttttgggccgaagcagtcaacaacgcatgctacacacaaaatcgctcattcctcactcaaagacatgaaaaaactccatacgagctatggaagaacagaaagccttcaatcttttattttcatgctttcgattctaagtgtttcattcacaataatgataagaggagattaaacacatatgatagcaaggctgatccaggaatctttcttggatattctggaactgaacgatctagcaaagcctatcgagtgtttaattctcaaactctctgtgttgaagaaacaccacatgttgtctttgatgagtctgctGATGaattcaggaaacaggaaactgagAATGCTGAAGTTTCCAAAACTGAAGAGCAGGACACCGAACCTTCtacagtcttggtgtggggacctggaaaagatgaagatactgaaaagcttcagtattagaagatcagtcaaaggtcagaagttcagactggagccaatgcagatggcatcagtcaagggggaactccagccGATGAGGAAATAGCTGAACCAAAAGAAGAAGATCCAACTCCACTCTCCCCGGTTCAGAACAATGCTCAATATCTCAGAACCATTTTGactcactactacaaaagtttacatacataacagtgcatagataacggtttttttcaaaaaccgttatgtatgagcgcacttttaggaatagataacggttttggaaaaatccgttatctatgtagtgttgtctatatgcatagataacggtttgaacaaatgcgttatgtttttgcgttatctattagttgcatacataacggtattacaaaaccgttgtgccaccgttatctatgaccatcttttataacagtttattcataacgttaaagaaccgttatgtataagagtcatttacaacggtttttgaaccgttatgtatgagcgtctataaaaattgttatgtataattttttttattaattttttaaaaattatattatattatattatattaaaaataacaaataaattgtttatcctaaaatttgaatttattcctagatatagattttaaaaaataaaaaaatcataacattttttttgttttatcattaagtaacatttatataaaatctaaattagaaatctaaataccaaaaattgaatattaaaagtgaaaaaagagaaaaaagaaaaaagaaaaaaaaggaatagaTTTTATTTAGAAAATGTAGAAATTAACCCCAAAACTACCAGCCCTAGTTCGTCCTCCCTCCCTGTCTCCTCCCtgtctctcgactctctctctctctcccctctcgactccgccgccggcgccgctgccccaCGCCGGCCCGTCGCCGCCCACCCTCGCTGCTGCCCCGCACCCTAGTTCTTCTCTGTTCGATTGGTCGAGCCCTAGTTCTTCTCTGTTCGGTACAACGCAGCCGTCGCCATCTCAGGGAGACCGGCGAGCTACGCGACCTAGAGCCCGCCCATCGTTGCTGGTGGTCCGAGGATCGGCGAGCCGATGGTGTTCTACGGCCGGTTCTCTTCTCAACTCTACATAATCGAGGCAGGAAAGGGGGAAAGCCCTAATTCTCCGATTTGCAATCGAGAGCGGATGAGGTTGATAATTCTCCGACCTAAagcccttctccctctctctacctCCTCTCTGTGCCGCCTTTGTCTCCGGCAAGCAGCCGCTAGCCGCCACCTTCTCCAGCCTGGCGTCGCCCCTCATCCCCATCACCTCTCTTTCGCTTCCACCACCACggtatactctctctctctccattttctatatgtatttctatctttgcgtaattaatttttgaatttgggcagaGCAACCTCCGTCGTCGGCTCAGCGCCCACCACCGCTCCAATCGCACCACCACTGCCCCTGGCCTCTGACTCCGACAACAGTCGCCCTCATTCTTCAGGTAACAACTAAATGAAATTGAAGAGTGCATTAGGTAGCAAATTTTAGGGAATTTTAGACTCGAATTTTAGGGATTTATGGCTTGAATTTTcgcttgtttttttttcttgtttcagtTCATCTCATCTTGTATTATAAACTAGTTCACAGTTCCATACTCCATCCCATTTTGAGTTGACGTGTCTTTAGCAGTAATAGAGCATGATGGTTTTGAATGTCTTTGCAGTTCTTGGTGGAGAATAAATTTTGTTATATGGTAACTTAAAGTGTCTGATTAACTTTGGATATTTGCATTATAAACTAGAAGTTATTGGTTGATGCCCAAAAATCAAAAGTAGGAACGTTGGGTTAACGAACAGGGCAAATATTATTTCAATGCATGTATGAATACTAGATTATGTTTTAAAATTACATGCTTGTCACACATCTCAACTTCTTTGATGGCTGCTTTTCAGGGAAAGAGAGGTATTGAAAAGCAGCCTTTTCAACTTCCTGATTTCATTGCTGCCACAGGAATCGAGAAAATCAGACAAGTGAGACtgatttcctttcttttcttatGCATATCATTCTTATCAGTTGCCTGTTTTGACTTTTGTAGGTTCTTCATGATGCCTTCTTCAAACATCAGACTAAGCCGAAATTGACAAATCACGGTGATTTGTATTATGAGGGGAAGGAATTTGAGGTATGGTGATCATCAAAGATATCTCTTCAGTTTGCTTTATGTCATTTGATCTGCAATTTTTTATGGTATCATTTATCTGAATGATATTTGATAGTGTTAAACTAAGTTTGTGtgattttctttttccctttcttAAAAAATCTGTAATAGCTAGCCTACTAGGGAATCAGCTGTATGGTTATTGTTGTTTAAACGTTTTGGCATGACCtgctcatttttttatttcatgtatTCTTGTTTTTGGCTTGATTAGTAATCTGATGTGATAGTGATCTGCTTGAAATTATTGTTTCACTTCTTATTTCCTGTGTTCATAATTTTTGTAATAAGATTTTATTATATGTTGAGGTTTTGGCTTTGGTTTTTAATGCCTCAATCATCAGTCTTTATAATTGACTGTCCTGAAAAGTaaacattttaaaaattcacaatTGATAGAATAGAGATTTATACTGGATACAACACTGATTTGTCAACTTTTCTCGGGCTGCTATCAGGTGAAACTGCGAGAAATGAAGCCAGGGACATTGTCACATGAGTTAAAAGAGGCTCTAGGCATGCCTGATGGTGCCCCCCCACCATGGCTCATCAATATGCAGGTTTACAAGATTATTACTTTGCTTAGTTTATTCGGTTTGTTTCATTCATAAAGCTACTTTCTATGTTGTTGCGTTACTTTCTCATAAAAGAGATGAGTTGCAATTAGTACTTTCTTTTGTCATGGCAGAGATATGGTCATCCACCTTCTTATCCTCATTTAAAAATCCCTGGCCTTAATGCACCAATCCCCGCTGGAGCTAAATTTGGCTATGGGCATGGAGAATGGGGCAAACCACCTGTTGATGAAGTGAGTTTACCTTAATATACTTTGTGGTTTTACCTTGAGTTTCATTAATGAATATCCCTCACATATTTGTATTTTCTCTTGTGAACTAGTATGGACGTCCCCTCTATGGAGATGTTTTCGGCTTTGTGCAACAAGAACAGCCCAATTATGAGGTAAAGGAACATAGTATATTAGAACCTTTTTCATACATGCTCCCCTCTTTGTAACGGCGAGCATTTTATCATGATTTTGTCTCCATGTAATTCATACCGACTGATTTTCAGGAAGAACCAGTTGATAAGACTAAGCACTGGGTGacttggaggaggaggaggaggaggaagaggaagaggaagaagaagaagaggaggaggaacAGATGGCAGAAGAGGAACTTGAAGATGGCATTCAGTCTGTTGACAGCCTTTCAAGGTGAAAGACATGCTTTGCTCTTTTGTGTTGAGATTTTGATTGTACTGTACACTAGAGACTGGTCTATATGTCTTCTTAAGTTGCTCAAACTGGTTATCTGGTGGATGATTGTAGCACTCCTACTGGCGTTGAAACCCCTGATGTTATTGATCTTCGAAAGCAGCAGAGGAAGGAACCTGATAGGCCTCTCTAccaagtaattatttttcttttttccttacaTTGTTACACCTTATTTTGAAGGTTTCTAGATGAAAAATCTTTCCATTTCAGGTAGCTTCTTTGCTTGATTATGTATTTCTTTCTACATTTTATGCCTGCTGGATTATAGATTCATTTCAGGTTCAAGAGATTCTGCCTGAAGTATAAAGGTTACAAGTCTATTGGTGCTAGAAacattgtatgatagatttttgttttagctataaggttgttggtattttcaattttgaatcggaatatgcaatgatgatgtatacttgatatttggttcatttgtataataatgtatgaatttcttggatgatatataatattgttatcgttgattttatcattttgtcattttataaaaattgcaaaatttaaaaatatactacaattatataaagtgcaaaaaactgttataaaaggtgcaaaaaatcgttatgtattctaattaaagataacggttaaaatcgttataaaaactgcaaaaatcgttataaaaagtgcaaaaaatcgttataaaaagtgcaaaaaactgttaactatgataaaaaaaaataaaaaaaaattaatacataacggaaaaatcttaatacataacggtgaaaaaccgttatgtattctatcaaagataacggttaaaaccgttataaaaagtgcaaaaaactgttaactatgataaaaaaaataaaaaaaaattaatacataacggaaaaatcttaatacataacggtgaaaaaccgttatgtattctatcaaagataacggttaaaaccgttatcaaaagtgcaaaaaactgttaactatgataaaaaaaaattaatacataacggaaaaatgttaatacataacggtgaaaaaccgttatgtataacctttatagataacggatgcgtactgttatgtatgacacatcgtaccgttatctatgctactatacataacggttttgaaaccgttgtctatgacgtatagaatagataacaccactatacacaacggtttttttgctcatagataacggataaaatccgttatctatgagcgtttttctagtagtgactgaagaacctcctctatcaccagaagagatcaagaagtatcgaataTGGTTTGAgctccattcaaaggagaacatcattggagaaccatcagacgatGTCAAGACTCAAAGATCAATGTGCAatctcgtctttgatatcaaccagaactgcatcaacgaagataagaatttcagttgtttcttatcatctacagagcccaaggatattgaagaagctctgaagtctactgaatgggtcatcgcaatgcaagaagagctcaatgaattcaatcagAATTTAGTTTAGAAGGTTGCGGATCGACCagatgatgcaaaggtgattggtttgaaatggattttcaaaaacaagaaagacgaagaaggtcacattgtgagaaacaaagcaagg harbors:
- the LOC131008069 gene encoding uncharacterized protein LOC131008069, giving the protein MNTRLCFKITCLSHISTSLMAAFQGKRGIEKQPFQLPDFIAATGIEKIRQVLHDAFFKHQTKPKLTNHGDLYYEGKEFEVKLREMKPGTLSHELKEALGMPDGAPPPWLINMQRYGHPPSYPHLKIPGLNAPIPAGAKFGYGHGEWGKPPVDEYGRPLYGDVFGFVQQEQPNYEVKEHSILEPFSYMLPSL